One part of the Cyclobacteriaceae bacterium genome encodes these proteins:
- a CDS encoding sigma-70 family RNA polymerase sigma factor: MEELAVHAWTQIRGELTRFVNKRVKDKALAEDLVHDVLLKVYAKAGQVKESDKIFAWIYQITRNTVNDYFRSQSRNIDVRELDFDSDPKDFNDCVAFCLNTLINTLPPKYKEALELTDYQNLSQVELADRLGISYSGAKSRVQRARTLLKQKMHELYYIKTDAYGNVIVCEDKLPCACNASTSFEEKAVMQR, encoded by the coding sequence ATGGAAGAACTGGCCGTACATGCGTGGACACAAATCCGGGGTGAATTAACCCGGTTTGTCAATAAACGCGTTAAAGACAAAGCGTTGGCTGAAGACCTTGTACATGATGTATTGCTCAAGGTTTACGCAAAAGCGGGCCAGGTAAAAGAGTCGGATAAGATTTTTGCCTGGATTTACCAGATTACGCGAAATACAGTAAACGACTATTTCCGAAGCCAATCCCGAAACATTGATGTCCGCGAGCTTGATTTCGATTCCGATCCAAAGGATTTCAACGACTGTGTGGCCTTTTGCCTGAATACGTTAATAAATACCCTTCCACCAAAATATAAAGAAGCGCTTGAGTTGACTGATTATCAGAATCTTTCGCAAGTGGAACTGGCCGATCGGCTAGGAATATCCTATTCAGGGGCAAAATCGCGTGTTCAGCGTGCACGTACTTTATTAAAGCAGAAAATGCATGAGCTTTATTACATTAAAACTGATGCATACGGAAATGTTATCGTTTGTGAGGATAAACTTCCCTGCGCTTGCAACGCTTCTACTTCTTTTGAAGAGAAGGCCGTGATGCAACGTTGA
- a CDS encoding WYL domain-containing protein has product MEEITQQLWEAGEKKRKCRIRMKGEPIERLIHPYGICQTSANQIMLLCWQELGFTKAGRTAGYRNLKLSDIENIEITELHFVKRDDFNPLDGQYKDWVFYI; this is encoded by the coding sequence ATGGAAGAGATAACACAACAACTTTGGGAGGCAGGCGAGAAGAAACGCAAGTGCCGTATACGGATGAAAGGCGAACCAATTGAACGGCTCATTCATCCTTACGGCATTTGCCAAACATCGGCTAACCAGATTATGCTGCTTTGCTGGCAAGAGCTGGGCTTTACCAAGGCGGGGCGCACGGCCGGGTACCGGAACCTGAAATTATCCGACATCGAAAATATTGAAATAACCGAATTGCACTTTGTAAAACGTGATGACTTCAACCCGCTTGACGGACAGTATAAAGACTGGGTGTTTTATATCTGA
- the selD gene encoding selenide, water dikinase SelD, which yields MTDFKLTQFSHGSGCGCKIAPATLEKILQSSHDRKIFPGLLVGNESKDDAAVCELTDGTCIISTTDFFMPIVDDAFSFGAIAATNAISDVYAMGGKPIMALAILGWPVEKIPVEIVQQVLAGAQSICDQANIPLAGGHSIDSPEPIFGLAVTGTVLKPHLKKNNTAKAGDVLYLTKPLGVGIISTAQKRGLAQPHDVEEAVRIMTILNSVGEFFGSLPYVSAMTDVTGFGLLGHLLEVCEGSNLSAEISYSKIPLIKNLSAYTSKMIYPDNTMRNWQSFEGKVTGIGPESLLTLCDPQTSGGLLVCVEGKHVPEFERVTREQGLLLQSFGNLIDKTPAHIAIFD from the coding sequence ATGACAGATTTCAAACTTACCCAATTCTCTCACGGCTCAGGTTGCGGATGCAAAATTGCCCCGGCTACGTTGGAAAAGATATTACAATCCTCACACGATAGAAAAATTTTCCCCGGCCTGTTGGTGGGCAACGAATCGAAAGATGATGCTGCAGTGTGTGAGCTTACTGACGGCACCTGTATCATCAGCACCACGGACTTTTTTATGCCCATTGTTGACGATGCGTTTTCGTTTGGTGCCATTGCCGCTACCAATGCCATAAGCGATGTGTATGCCATGGGCGGAAAACCGATTATGGCCCTGGCTATTTTGGGTTGGCCTGTAGAAAAAATTCCGGTGGAGATAGTGCAGCAGGTTTTAGCTGGCGCACAATCCATTTGTGATCAGGCTAATATTCCGCTTGCTGGTGGGCATAGCATCGATAGCCCCGAACCGATTTTTGGTTTGGCCGTTACCGGAACCGTTCTCAAACCTCATCTGAAAAAAAATAATACAGCCAAGGCAGGTGATGTGCTTTACCTGACAAAACCCCTGGGCGTAGGCATTATTTCCACCGCGCAGAAACGCGGATTAGCCCAACCACACGATGTGGAGGAAGCTGTTCGGATCATGACAATATTAAATTCGGTTGGGGAGTTTTTCGGTTCGCTACCGTATGTATCCGCCATGACCGATGTAACCGGCTTTGGATTACTGGGGCACTTGCTTGAAGTGTGTGAAGGGAGCAATCTTTCTGCTGAGATTAGTTATTCAAAAATTCCATTGATCAAAAACCTTTCAGCGTATACATCAAAAATGATTTACCCCGATAATACCATGCGCAACTGGCAAAGTTTTGAGGGCAAGGTAACGGGTATCGGACCAGAATCATTACTCACACTATGCGATCCGCAAACCAGTGGGGGGTTGCTGGTGTGTGTTGAAGGAAAACATGTACCGGAATTTGAACGGGTAACCCGTGAGCAAGGACTTTTGCTTCAGTCTTTTGGCAACCTAATTGACAAAACACCGGCACACATTGCCATTTTCGATTAA
- the mnmH gene encoding tRNA 2-selenouridine(34) synthase MnmH, producing MFIALDEFLKIRHKLPAVDVRSEGEFAEGHIPGVINIPLLNNQERIAVGTDYKQKGQLEAIKTGFRLVGPRLNDIIDETLRIAHGELLVHCWRGGMRSANFCRFVQMAGVKTYALKGGYKAYRQQAVASFSLPFKLMVIGGETGSGKSEILRALKATGEQVIDLEHLALHKGSVFGGLNLPAQPTTEQFQNELFECLLKLDLSKRIWIEDESIAIGRIFLPEPLWRTMGRSPVVEIDVPKKDRIQRLVNEYSQTNPDQFLEAMKKITKKLGGQHFNAAAEKLMQNDWSSTIDILLTYYDKAYRNGLERKQNRVVKRISWDGQRLDEALNDLLNT from the coding sequence ATGTTTATTGCCCTTGATGAATTCTTAAAGATTCGGCACAAACTTCCCGCTGTGGATGTACGGTCAGAAGGAGAGTTTGCCGAAGGGCATATTCCGGGCGTAATCAACATTCCCCTTCTCAATAATCAGGAACGCATTGCAGTAGGTACCGATTACAAACAGAAAGGACAATTGGAAGCCATTAAAACCGGCTTTCGGTTGGTCGGTCCCCGTTTAAATGATATTATCGATGAAACCCTTCGCATAGCCCATGGTGAGTTGTTGGTACATTGTTGGCGTGGCGGCATGCGTTCAGCTAACTTTTGCAGGTTCGTGCAAATGGCAGGCGTTAAAACATATGCACTAAAGGGCGGATATAAAGCTTACCGGCAACAGGCAGTTGCTTCATTTTCGCTTCCGTTCAAACTTATGGTAATAGGGGGGGAAACCGGTAGCGGCAAAAGTGAAATTCTTCGTGCTTTGAAAGCTACGGGTGAACAGGTAATAGACCTGGAGCACCTTGCACTGCATAAAGGTTCTGTGTTTGGCGGACTTAACCTGCCTGCGCAACCTACTACAGAGCAATTTCAGAATGAATTATTCGAATGTCTTTTAAAGCTGGATTTATCCAAACGTATTTGGATTGAAGACGAATCCATTGCCATTGGAAGAATATTTTTGCCTGAACCGTTGTGGCGTACCATGGGTCGGTCGCCTGTGGTGGAAATTGATGTTCCGAAAAAAGATCGGATTCAACGATTGGTGAATGAGTACAGCCAAACGAATCCCGATCAGTTTTTGGAGGCTATGAAAAAGATTACAAAAAAACTTGGTGGCCAACATTTTAATGCCGCTGCTGAAAAATTAATGCAAAACGATTGGAGTAGCACGATCGATATTTTGTTAACCTATTATGACAAGGCTTACCGCAATGGACTGGAGCGAAAGCAAAACCGAGTAGTGAAGCGGATATCATGGGATGGTCAGCGCTTGGATGAGGCTCTGAACGATCTTTTAAACACATAA
- a CDS encoding carboxypeptidase-like regulatory domain-containing protein gives MRNLLLTVFSFGILLCEAGGVRGTINSNEGSVLPYTTIYVKETGTGTVSNQDGFYELSLPAGTYTLVYQYVGYETQQHTVTVGSTFSELNITMKQQVVMLQNVTISGSEDPAYTIMRKAISKARYHTQQLNQYTARVYIKGKGKLVDYPWLAKKALEKEGIEKDRVFISESVSEIKYKRPNTFEERVISIRSDGKDNNTSPNAFIFGSFYEPVIAETVSPLSPTAFGYYKFEYQGTFKDRNYEVSQIKVTPRSRGDNVVEGTIFIVEDWWSIHSLDLKTTKLGIRINVKQVYAPIEDKAHLNTPTGQAWLPVSQQFDIDGRFFGFEFIYNYLATVSDYQIELNPDLVVEEMKVVDEKIFKEEAKEIQKRNSQKEQQLQERLASDKEITRKELRSIIKEYEKEEIKQSKEPDVVSNTSFKIDSGAYKKDSAYWAAIRPVPLTLEEIKGYRKTDSLAIEEQKKEEGDTVKRSQKNKKGFQPWDLLVGDVYKVSKHANIEIKFPELWFNTVEGYALIYRLNFGTILQDTTKTRLNIMPAFRYAFAREKFSGNLTFRLRNKNYRFEVQGGRYVKQFNPDEPILPITNTFTTLFLEENLMKIYERDYVDVLYRRRFSPKFTAEATASWATRRELFNNTNYKWVNRDKVEGYTPNAPVNNELTSTSFNEHQAVVAGIHLSARPWLKYRIRNGRKSEIESSTPTLLLSYRKGISGILESKIDFDQVEAGIKHEVPVGVRGRLHFSLLGGVFLNTDSMAFMDYKHFLGNRTPFVTTDPVGSYRLLDYYRYSTADKYFAANVHYQFRKLLLTNIPEVRMFGIRENIFVNYLATPTSRNYTEVGYSIDGILRVFRLEAAVGFQDGKYLNYGFRIGITTGIAMRFSDN, from the coding sequence ATGCGTAACCTCCTGCTAACAGTATTCAGTTTTGGGATTCTTCTTTGCGAGGCAGGCGGTGTAAGGGGTACGATTAATTCAAACGAAGGGTCGGTACTTCCTTATACCACAATCTATGTAAAAGAAACAGGCACGGGTACAGTTTCCAATCAGGATGGGTTTTATGAACTATCGCTTCCGGCCGGTACCTACACGTTAGTTTACCAATATGTAGGTTACGAAACCCAACAACATACTGTAACAGTGGGTAGCACTTTTAGTGAGCTTAACATAACGATGAAGCAGCAAGTAGTTATGCTGCAAAATGTAACCATATCAGGCTCGGAAGATCCGGCCTACACCATCATGCGCAAAGCTATTTCAAAAGCCAGGTACCACACCCAGCAACTAAATCAATATACCGCGCGCGTTTATATAAAGGGGAAAGGAAAATTGGTTGATTACCCCTGGTTGGCAAAAAAGGCTTTGGAAAAGGAAGGTATTGAGAAGGACCGTGTTTTTATTTCCGAATCGGTTAGCGAAATCAAATACAAACGCCCAAATACATTTGAAGAAAGGGTAATTTCCATTCGCAGCGATGGAAAAGACAACAACACATCGCCCAACGCATTTATATTCGGAAGTTTTTATGAGCCGGTAATTGCTGAAACGGTTTCGCCCCTTTCACCCACAGCTTTTGGCTACTACAAGTTTGAATACCAGGGAACGTTTAAAGACCGGAACTATGAGGTAAGCCAGATTAAAGTGACCCCGCGATCGCGTGGTGACAATGTGGTGGAAGGAACTATTTTTATTGTAGAGGACTGGTGGTCGATACACAGCCTGGATTTGAAAACTACCAAACTGGGTATTCGCATAAATGTAAAGCAGGTGTACGCCCCCATTGAAGACAAAGCCCACCTGAACACCCCAACCGGGCAGGCCTGGTTACCGGTTTCGCAACAGTTTGATATAGACGGAAGGTTTTTTGGTTTCGAATTTATTTACAACTACCTGGCCACGGTAAGTGATTACCAGATTGAACTGAACCCGGACCTTGTGGTGGAGGAAATGAAGGTTGTTGATGAAAAGATTTTTAAAGAAGAAGCAAAGGAAATCCAAAAGCGCAACAGCCAAAAGGAACAGCAATTGCAGGAGCGGCTGGCTTCCGATAAAGAGATTACCCGAAAAGAACTTCGTTCGATAATTAAAGAGTACGAAAAAGAAGAGATAAAGCAATCCAAAGAGCCGGATGTGGTCTCCAATACATCATTCAAGATTGACAGCGGAGCTTATAAGAAAGATTCAGCCTACTGGGCAGCTATTCGTCCGGTACCGCTTACCCTTGAAGAAATAAAGGGCTACCGTAAAACGGATAGCCTTGCCATTGAAGAGCAGAAGAAAGAAGAGGGAGACACGGTGAAGCGGTCGCAAAAAAATAAGAAAGGTTTTCAACCGTGGGACCTGCTTGTTGGTGACGTATACAAAGTGTCGAAGCACGCTAACATTGAGATTAAATTCCCGGAGTTGTGGTTTAACACGGTGGAGGGCTATGCCCTGATTTACCGGTTGAACTTTGGCACCATTCTGCAAGACACCACCAAAACCAGGCTCAACATTATGCCTGCGTTTCGCTATGCCTTCGCGCGCGAAAAATTTTCAGGCAACCTCACCTTCAGGTTACGCAACAAAAATTACCGGTTCGAAGTGCAGGGTGGTCGCTACGTAAAACAATTCAATCCCGATGAACCCATACTGCCCATAACCAACACATTTACTACCCTGTTCCTGGAAGAGAACCTGATGAAGATTTATGAACGTGACTATGTTGATGTGCTTTACAGAAGAAGGTTTAGCCCAAAATTTACGGCTGAAGCCACGGCATCGTGGGCAACGAGGCGTGAATTGTTTAACAACACCAATTATAAGTGGGTTAACCGCGATAAGGTGGAGGGATACACGCCCAATGCACCGGTGAACAATGAATTGACAAGCACCAGTTTCAATGAGCATCAGGCCGTAGTTGCCGGAATCCATTTAAGTGCAAGGCCATGGTTAAAATACAGGATCAGAAACGGTCGCAAGAGTGAAATTGAAAGCTCCACCCCCACACTGCTATTAAGTTACCGAAAGGGTATTTCAGGCATACTGGAAAGTAAAATTGATTTTGATCAGGTTGAGGCCGGCATTAAACATGAGGTTCCGGTGGGTGTGCGCGGACGCTTACATTTTTCTTTGTTGGGGGGAGTGTTTCTGAATACGGACAGCATGGCCTTTATGGATTATAAACATTTTCTGGGCAATCGTACACCGTTTGTTACCACCGATCCGGTAGGCAGCTACCGTTTACTGGATTACTACCGCTACAGCACCGCTGATAAATATTTTGCGGCTAATGTGCATTATCAGTTCAGGAAATTATTGTTGACCAACATACCCGAAGTGCGCATGTTCGGTATTCGCGAAAATATTTTTGTCAACTACCTGGCTACACCAACCTCGCGAAACTATACCGAGGTGGGTTATTCAATAGACGGTATTTTGCGCGTTTTCAGGCTGGAAGCAGCCGTTGGTTTTCAGGACGGCAAATATCTCAATTACGGTTTTCGCATAGGCATTACCACAGGCATAGCCATGCGCTTCTCCGATAACTGA
- a CDS encoding nicotinate-nucleotide adenylyltransferase — MKIGLFFGSFNPIHTGHMIIANIMVETTDLERVWFIVTPHNPHKQSKSLLHDFDRYDMVRAAVYENYKLEVSDVEFHLPKPNYTIHTLVHLSAKHPDKQFKVIIGEDNLANFTQWKNYERILEDYGLYVYPRLTGAVGQARMSGVVGEGRVHVTITELSRHPNVTMVEAPMMDISATFIRNCIRKGQSVRYLVPDAVEAIIRAKKFYQ; from the coding sequence TTGAAAATCGGTCTCTTCTTTGGCTCCTTCAATCCCATCCATACCGGGCACATGATCATTGCCAACATTATGGTTGAAACCACCGATTTGGAGAGAGTATGGTTCATAGTCACGCCACACAATCCGCATAAACAAAGCAAAAGCTTGTTGCACGACTTCGATCGGTATGATATGGTGCGGGCTGCCGTTTATGAAAATTATAAGTTGGAAGTATCGGATGTTGAGTTTCATTTACCCAAACCCAATTACACCATACACACACTTGTTCATTTATCTGCGAAGCATCCCGACAAACAGTTTAAAGTAATTATTGGTGAAGATAACCTGGCCAACTTCACCCAATGGAAGAATTACGAGCGTATTCTGGAGGATTATGGCTTGTATGTTTACCCCCGCCTGACTGGCGCAGTCGGGCAGGCCCGCATGTCTGGCGTAGTCGGGGAAGGCCGCGTCCATGTAACCATTACTGAACTTAGTCGTCATCCAAACGTTACTATGGTTGAAGCACCGATGATGGATATTTCTGCAACATTTATCCGCAATTGCATCAGAAAAGGTCAATCTGTGCGTTACCTTGTTCCCGATGCAGTTGAGGCTATCATCCGGGCAAAAAAATTTTATCAGTAA
- a CDS encoding PIN domain-containing protein, translating to MQKFFLDTNLLLDFVLDRKPFSDYAERVIASRITHKNSLFTSSLSLANVAYVVRKAKKNPISVIQEMMVWTDVVSLTKLEFENALKSGFKDFEDALHFHCAQNIQADVIVTRNTRDYTSSSIPVQAPVQFLKSLEN from the coding sequence ATGCAAAAGTTTTTTTTGGATACCAATTTGCTTTTGGATTTTGTTCTAGACCGAAAGCCATTCTCGGATTATGCAGAGAGAGTAATCGCATCACGCATTACCCACAAAAATTCTCTATTCACTTCATCACTGTCTCTGGCAAATGTTGCCTATGTTGTTCGGAAGGCTAAAAAGAATCCGATCTCTGTAATTCAGGAGATGATGGTTTGGACAGATGTAGTAAGTCTCACAAAATTAGAATTTGAGAATGCATTAAAATCTGGATTTAAGGATTTTGAAGATGCGCTACATTTCCATTGTGCACAAAATATTCAGGCAGATGTAATAGTTACCCGCAATACACGTGATTATACATCTTCCTCAATACCCGTTCAAGCACCAGTGCAGTTCCTGAAATCTTTAGAAAATTGA
- the gmk gene encoding guanylate kinase: protein MAGKAIIFSAPSGSGKTTIVKHLLAHNPDLGFSISASTRDKRGRKEEHGKDYYFLTPEEFKKKIDQDEFIEWEEVYEGNYYGTLKTEIQRIWDEGKNVIFDVDVKGGLALKKYFGNKALSVFVKVPSMEILEQRLRGRGTESHASLSQRLFKAKFEMTFADKFDVVLVNENLEKSLAEAQRLYDDFKR, encoded by the coding sequence ATGGCTGGTAAAGCAATTATTTTCAGCGCGCCTTCCGGTTCCGGAAAAACTACTATCGTAAAACATTTATTGGCCCACAACCCCGACCTCGGGTTTTCCATCTCTGCCTCTACCCGCGACAAACGTGGCCGTAAAGAAGAACACGGAAAAGATTATTATTTCCTCACACCCGAAGAATTTAAAAAGAAAATTGATCAGGATGAGTTTATTGAATGGGAAGAGGTGTACGAAGGGAACTACTACGGTACATTAAAAACTGAAATACAGCGAATCTGGGATGAAGGGAAGAATGTTATATTCGATGTGGATGTTAAGGGCGGGTTGGCGTTAAAAAAATATTTTGGCAACAAGGCACTTTCTGTTTTTGTAAAAGTTCCATCCATGGAAATACTTGAACAACGCCTTCGCGGAAGAGGTACGGAATCGCATGCCAGCTTGTCGCAGCGGTTATTCAAAGCCAAGTTTGAGATGACTTTTGCCGACAAATTTGATGTGGTGCTGGTTAATGAAAATCTGGAAAAGTCGTTAGCGGAGGCACAGCGCTTGTATGATGATTTTAAAAGATAA
- the rsrA gene encoding mycothiol system anti-sigma-R factor, whose protein sequence is MPDSTNSPEGKKLSCMEMLQLVLDGDATPEQQHQFKAHLDECMPCYKSYSLEVTIKMLIKSKCNGNGAPPELVERIKNQISQNIPH, encoded by the coding sequence ATGCCTGACTCTACCAACTCACCCGAAGGTAAAAAGCTTTCATGCATGGAAATGCTTCAATTGGTGCTGGATGGTGACGCTACACCGGAGCAACAACATCAGTTTAAAGCCCACCTTGATGAATGCATGCCTTGCTACAAGTCGTACAGCCTGGAGGTAACCATAAAAATGCTCATAAAATCAAAATGCAATGGAAACGGGGCACCACCTGAACTGGTGGAACGAATCAAGAATCAAATCAGCCAAAACATTCCGCATTAA
- a CDS encoding sigma-70 family RNA polymerase sigma factor, whose translation MEEEIRQNYTEAEKLQVFHDEFMPHINSMYNFAYRLTFDEDDANDLVQDTYLKAFRFIHSFERGTNAKAWLFRILKNSFINDYRKKSKEPAKVDYQEVETYYNSDDVDRQITPDLRVESLQDMIGDEISNALNSLDVDFRTVIILCDLEGFKYEEMAKILDIPIGTVRSRLHRARNLLKEKLSDYAKQMGYKNT comes from the coding sequence ATGGAAGAGGAAATACGGCAAAACTATACCGAGGCAGAGAAATTACAGGTTTTTCATGATGAGTTTATGCCCCACATCAACTCCATGTACAACTTTGCCTACCGGCTTACCTTCGATGAAGACGATGCGAATGACCTGGTACAGGATACCTACCTGAAAGCTTTTCGTTTTATACATTCGTTTGAGCGCGGAACTAATGCCAAGGCATGGCTGTTCCGCATTTTAAAGAACAGCTTTATTAATGACTACCGCAAGAAAAGTAAAGAGCCGGCCAAAGTCGATTATCAGGAAGTTGAGACCTACTATAATTCCGATGATGTTGATCGGCAGATCACACCGGATTTACGGGTAGAGTCGTTGCAGGATATGATCGGTGACGAAATATCCAACGCATTAAATTCGTTGGATGTTGATTTTCGCACGGTTATCATTCTTTGCGACCTGGAGGGTTTTAAGTACGAGGAGATGGCAAAAATTTTAGATATTCCTATTGGTACGGTTCGTAGCCGCCTGCACAGGGCCCGTAACCTGCTGAAGGAAAAGTTAAGTGATTACGCCAAACAAATGGGATATAAAAATACCTGA
- a CDS encoding von Willebrand factor type A domain-containing protein, with protein MKTQFIILSTLLFTSMGFNLQERVVSGKVTSAEDGSPMPGVNVVLKGSKTGVVTDAHGRYSIQVPSGGGTLIFSFIGFVSQEIKTGSRSVVDVQLLVDATQLSEVVVTGHSYPGRDYKRAEKIGPSADYYMAPSHYPAEYRLPAFNTEEYDGINENIFHDALRNPLSTFSIDVDAASYSNVRRFLNNGQRPPKDAVRIEELINYFDYDYSQPKGEHPFNIITEISSAPWNRQHKLVHIGLQGKRIPTENLPPSNLVFLIDVSGSMDMPNRLPLLKSSFKLLVNELRPQDHVSIVVYAGAAGLVLEPTSGAEKKKIIEALDRLEAGGSTAGGAGLRLAYATAKKHFKQGGNNRVILATDGDFNVGESSNAAMERLIEEEKQSGVFLTVLGYGMGNYKDSKMKTLSMKGNGNYAYIDNLTEAKKVLVNEFGGTLFIIAKDVKLQVEFNPAKVKAYRLIGYENRLLKSEDFNNDKKDAGDLGSGHTVTALYEIIPVGVDSEFFKIDPLKYQTIKIDPAAARSNELMTVKFRYKQPDGDTSKLIVHPMNDNQVSLEKTSDNFRWSASVAAFGMLLRESEYVKSYSYNDVVQLAQGARGIDKEGYRIEFINMVKSFGGVMAKR; from the coding sequence ATGAAAACGCAATTTATCATTTTGAGTACCCTGTTGTTTACCAGCATGGGCTTTAACCTGCAGGAACGGGTTGTTAGCGGCAAGGTTACCTCCGCAGAAGATGGTAGTCCAATGCCCGGAGTAAATGTAGTGCTGAAGGGAAGCAAAACAGGTGTGGTTACCGATGCGCATGGCCGATATTCTATCCAGGTGCCTTCTGGTGGCGGGACTTTGATTTTTTCTTTTATTGGGTTTGTAAGCCAGGAAATAAAAACCGGGTCGCGAAGTGTTGTTGATGTGCAACTTTTGGTGGATGCAACCCAATTAAGCGAAGTAGTTGTAACCGGGCATAGCTACCCAGGCAGGGATTATAAAAGGGCCGAAAAGATTGGCCCATCAGCCGACTATTACATGGCCCCTTCTCACTATCCGGCTGAATACCGTTTGCCTGCTTTTAACACCGAGGAATATGACGGTATAAACGAAAACATTTTTCACGATGCCTTACGGAACCCGCTTTCCACCTTTTCAATTGATGTGGATGCGGCCTCGTACAGTAATGTGCGCAGGTTTTTAAATAATGGTCAACGCCCACCGAAAGATGCCGTACGGATTGAAGAACTGATAAACTATTTCGATTATGACTATAGCCAGCCGAAAGGTGAGCACCCGTTCAATATCATTACCGAAATTTCATCTGCGCCCTGGAACAGGCAGCATAAGCTGGTGCATATTGGGTTGCAGGGCAAACGCATACCTACAGAAAATTTACCTCCATCAAATCTTGTGTTTTTAATTGATGTTTCAGGTTCAATGGATATGCCCAACCGTTTACCGTTGCTGAAGTCATCTTTCAAATTATTGGTCAATGAGTTGCGCCCGCAAGATCACGTATCGATCGTGGTATATGCCGGAGCGGCAGGGTTGGTGCTTGAGCCAACATCGGGTGCTGAGAAAAAGAAGATAATTGAAGCGCTCGACAGGCTTGAAGCCGGAGGATCAACAGCCGGGGGTGCCGGATTACGATTAGCGTATGCCACGGCTAAAAAGCATTTTAAACAGGGCGGTAATAACAGGGTTATCCTCGCCACCGATGGTGATTTTAATGTGGGTGAATCCAGCAATGCTGCCATGGAACGTTTGATCGAAGAGGAAAAACAAAGCGGAGTGTTTCTAACGGTGCTGGGTTATGGCATGGGCAACTATAAAGATTCAAAAATGAAAACCTTGTCCATGAAGGGCAATGGTAATTACGCCTACATTGATAATTTGACAGAGGCTAAAAAAGTACTGGTAAATGAATTTGGCGGAACCTTGTTCATCATTGCAAAAGATGTAAAACTGCAAGTGGAATTTAACCCTGCCAAAGTAAAAGCTTACCGGCTAATCGGCTACGAAAACCGGTTGCTGAAGAGTGAAGACTTCAACAACGATAAGAAAGATGCCGGAGATTTAGGCTCAGGCCATACCGTAACGGCCTTGTATGAAATAATTCCAGTTGGTGTTGATAGCGAATTCTTTAAAATCGATCCGCTGAAATATCAAACCATAAAGATCGATCCTGCTGCTGCCCGGTCAAATGAATTGATGACCGTAAAGTTTCGCTACAAACAGCCCGATGGTGATACCAGTAAACTGATCGTACACCCGATGAACGATAACCAGGTTTCCCTTGAAAAAACATCCGATAATTTCAGGTGGTCGGCATCGGTTGCAGCATTTGGTATGCTGCTGCGCGAGTCAGAGTATGTGAAATCCTATTCGTATAATGATGTTGTGCAACTGGCACAAGGCGCCCGTGGAATTGACAAAGAAGGCTATCGCATTGAGTTCATCAACATGGTGAAGTCGTTTGGCGGAGTGATGGCAAAACGATAA
- a CDS encoding sigma-70 family RNA polymerase sigma factor yields the protein MLFNKPITEITDQELLQRYQATGNVEVLGYLYTRYTALVYGVCLKYLKDRDEAKDAVMNVFEKLIRALLEHEITHFKSWLYVTARNHCLMHLRANKNKQTEELSPFLMESDGYAHLEDATELEGNLVKLEKCIEKLGEEQQRCVRLFFLQQKCYQEIGMETGYDLKKVKSHIQNGKRNLKICLERHE from the coding sequence ATGCTTTTTAATAAGCCCATAACTGAAATTACCGACCAGGAACTGCTGCAACGCTACCAGGCCACCGGTAATGTGGAGGTATTGGGCTACCTGTACACCCGCTATACAGCGCTTGTATACGGTGTTTGCCTGAAGTACCTGAAAGATAGGGACGAGGCAAAAGATGCCGTGATGAATGTGTTTGAAAAACTCATCCGTGCGCTACTCGAACATGAAATAACGCACTTTAAAAGCTGGCTTTACGTAACGGCCCGCAACCATTGCCTCATGCACCTACGGGCCAACAAAAACAAACAAACGGAAGAATTATCCCCATTCCTTATGGAATCTGATGGATATGCGCATCTGGAAGATGCAACTGAACTGGAGGGAAATCTTGTTAAATTGGAAAAGTGCATTGAAAAACTGGGTGAGGAACAACAACGTTGTGTTCGCTTGTTTTTTTTGCAACAGAAGTGCTACCAGGAAATTGGAATGGAAACGGGGTATGATTTGAAAAAAGTGAAGAGCCACATTCAAAATGGTAAGCGTAACTTAAAAATTTGTCTTGAGCGCCATGAATGA